DNA sequence from the Pirellulales bacterium genome:
AGCGTCGTCGGCTGCTCGGGGGTGGCGGGGGTCTGCTGTGCGTCGTCGCGCAGCTCGGTGGCCTCGGTCGTGTTGGGCGCGTCGCTGGGCTTGCCGCCGCAACCGGCTTGTAGAACCAAGAGACCCATCGCCACCAACCAGGCCAATCGCTGGGCCGAGAGCTTGCCAACAGGGGAAGAGAGGGTCATCGGTCCGGGCATCCTTTCTTCTCGGTCAACGATCGTGCCGCGAGGACCCAGTGGGCGTGCCGCGACAAATAAGAGATGTTTCGCCGGTGAGGGTGGCTTTCCGTGCCAGGGCGAGTGGGCTTCCTTACCAAACAAAGCTGCCATGTGCTCTCGCACCGTGCGAGCCTGGGCTGCGTATGCAAACGGGGGGGAACTTCCCTCGTCCGGCGAGGCGAGGGCAGAGCTCGCACCGGGCCTCTGTCGAAGCAAAGGCATGCTACAGAATGGGTTGTGAACGGTCAAGTTACGGCCAAGCCGTGCGGAGTCCGCGCGGGAAAAGGCCCGCCGTCGCCGCACGATGCTCCCCCGCCAGGCATGGCCACAGAGGGCTGGCCGCTCGACGTAACTCCAAGCGCTGTCGCTACCTCGTGTTGCCCGGTAGGGACTGTGTCGTTACTCTATGCGGGGATTTTTCGCCTTGAAATTTGCCCGTTGCCGCCCGGAAGAAGACCTGGGGGCGACGTCCGAGATTGCCGTAAATCCATCTGAAATCCGCGCTCGGCGAGATCGAGCCCGTTTCGGTTCGGGAGATTGCTATGTCTTTGTCGTACCCGGTCGCACATCAGCGCACCGTGTTGTGGGTGGTGCTGGTCCTCGTCGCGATTTCGCTCGGGCACGCGCCTGCCGCGTTCGCCTGGCAAGAGTCGGGAGATGCACAGTGGATTTGGGCGCCCGATCAGCAGCCGGGAGAGATTCCGCCGGGAACGGTCTACTTCCGCCGCGTGTTCAACGAGAACGACCCCGAGCGCGGACAGGTCGAGATCACCTGTGACGACGCCTTCACGCTGTATGTCAACGGTCGCGAAGTCGCCAGCGACGCGGACTGGCACACGATGAAGATCTATGACATTCACAAGTATCTCTCCAAGGGGCGTAACGTCGTCGCTGTGCGGGCCGAGAACAGTACGGGGGGGGATGCCGGTCTGGTGGCGCTCGTGACCGTGAAGCGCCGCGGGGGGGCGGACGTCTCTTATTCGACAAACGATCAATGGCGCGTCTCGACCGAAGAAATCGCCGGTTGGGAACAGCGCGGCTTCAAGGATGGCGACTGGGAAAAAGCGGTCTCGCTGGGTGAATTCGGCCGCACGGAGCCCTGGGGCAATCAGGTCTCGCACCCCGGTGGAAACTCGGGACGCTTCAAGACGCCTCCCAATTTTGCCGTCGAGCGCGTCGCGTCGCCGCAGGCCACTGGCGGCATCGTGGCGATGGCCTTCAACGAACGGGGCGAGATCATCGCCTCGCAGGAGCGCGGCCCGCTGTTGATCGTGCGCGATGCCGATGGCGACGGTGTGCCCGAGGCCGTGTCGACCTATTGCGACCTGGTCAAGAATTGCCAGGGCATCCTGCCGCTCAATGGCATGGTCTTCGCCGTGGGGAGCGGCCCCGAAGGCGTCGGCATGTATCGCATCGAGGATGAGAACCGTGATGGCACGGGAGACAAGGCGACCAAGCTCCTCAGCTTCAAAGGAGACATGGGGGAGCACGGTCCGCACGCGCCGGTCCTGGGCCCGGACGGGCTGATCTATGTGATGCTCGGCAACCACACGGCGCCGGACGGAGTCGAATACGACCCCAGGAGCCAGCATCACCATTATTACGAGGGTGATCTGCTCCAGCCGAAGTATGAAGATGCCGGCGGCCACGCCGTGGGAATCAAGGCGCCGGGGGGCGTGGTCATTCGCACCGATATTGCGGGCTCATTCGTCGAGCTCTACACGGGGGGCTTCCGCAATGCGTACGACATGGCGTTCAATGCCCGGGGCGATCTCTTCACGTTCGACTCCGACATGGAGTGGGACGAAGGGCTCCCGTGGTATCGCCCGACGCGCGTGAATCACTGTATTCCGGGGGCCGAATTCGGCTGGCGGAGTGGCTGGTCGAAGTGGCCCGACTACTTTGTCGATAGTCTACCGTCGACGATCGACATCGGGCGCGGTTCGCCCACGGGGGTGGAGTTCTACAACCATCGCAACTTCCCGACCCGCTATCAGGACGCGTTCTTCATGGCCGACTGGTCGATGGGGCGCATTCTGGCCGTCAAGATGCAGCCGGCGGGAGGGACGTATCAGGCCCGCACGGAAGTCTTTCTCACGGGTCGTCCGCTGAACGTGACCGATGTGGCCGTGGGACCCGACGGTGGGCTTTACTTTTCCACCGGCGGGCGCGGCACCGAGGGGGGCATCTATCGCGTGGTGTACACAGGCAAGATTCCCCCACCTCCGGAATCGAAGGGGGTGATGCAGGCGATTCGTCAGCCGCAGTTGCAGAGCGCCTGGGGACGGGATCGCGTGGCGGTGCTCAAGCGCGAAGTCGGCACCGACTGGGACCGGCAGCTTCCGCTGCTGGCCGCCGATCCGAAGTTGCCGGCGCTCGATCGCGTCCGTGCGCTCGACCTGATGCAGCTCGTAGGTCCCTTCCCCACGAGCGACCTGCTCGTGAGGCTCTCGACCGATACGAACGCCGACGTGCGTGCCAAGGCGGCCACGCTGATGGGCATTCACTACGACGATGCCACGAACGCGCGACTGGTCGAGTTGTTGGGCGATGCCGATCCGACGGTGCGCCGTCGGACGTGCGAGTCGCTGGTCGCCGTGGGGCATCAGGCGCCGGTCGAGAAGCTGATCGCCCTGTTGAACGACCCGAATCGCTTCGTCGCGTGGTCGGCGCGTCGGGCACTCGAGCAGGTGCCGCAAGATCAATGGAAAGACGCGGTGCTCGGCACGGACAAGCCGCGCCAGTTCGTCGAGGGGGTCACCGCCCTGCTGGTGCTCGAACCAGATCGTGAGACGGCCGAGCAGATCATCTCCGGTGTCGGTCGCCTGATGCGTGGCTTCGTGAATGATGCGGACTTCATCGGCCTGTTGCGCGTGGCGCAAGTGGCGCTGAATCGCGGTGGACTGACGGGGGACGACGTGCCCGAGTTCCGCCGCCAGTTGGCCGAGGAGTATCCCTCGCTCGAGCCGCGGA
Encoded proteins:
- a CDS encoding HEAT repeat domain-containing protein, with the translated sequence MSLSYPVAHQRTVLWVVLVLVAISLGHAPAAFAWQESGDAQWIWAPDQQPGEIPPGTVYFRRVFNENDPERGQVEITCDDAFTLYVNGREVASDADWHTMKIYDIHKYLSKGRNVVAVRAENSTGGDAGLVALVTVKRRGGADVSYSTNDQWRVSTEEIAGWEQRGFKDGDWEKAVSLGEFGRTEPWGNQVSHPGGNSGRFKTPPNFAVERVASPQATGGIVAMAFNERGEIIASQERGPLLIVRDADGDGVPEAVSTYCDLVKNCQGILPLNGMVFAVGSGPEGVGMYRIEDENRDGTGDKATKLLSFKGDMGEHGPHAPVLGPDGLIYVMLGNHTAPDGVEYDPRSQHHHYYEGDLLQPKYEDAGGHAVGIKAPGGVVIRTDIAGSFVELYTGGFRNAYDMAFNARGDLFTFDSDMEWDEGLPWYRPTRVNHCIPGAEFGWRSGWSKWPDYFVDSLPSTIDIGRGSPTGVEFYNHRNFPTRYQDAFFMADWSMGRILAVKMQPAGGTYQARTEVFLTGRPLNVTDVAVGPDGGLYFSTGGRGTEGGIYRVVYTGKIPPPPESKGVMQAIRQPQLQSAWGRDRVAVLKREVGTDWDRQLPLLAADPKLPALDRVRALDLMQLVGPFPTSDLLVRLSTDTNADVRAKAATLMGIHYDDATNARLVELLGDADPTVRRRTCESLVAVGHQAPVEKLIALLNDPNRFVAWSARRALEQVPQDQWKDAVLGTDKPRQFVEGVTALLVLEPDRETAEQIISGVGRLMRGFVNDADFIGLLRVAQVALNRGGLTGDDVPEFRRQLAEEYPSLEPRMNRELVRLLVYLQATDALQRMSDELARADNPLAEKIHLGTHLRFMNEGWTTRQKLDLLRFYEFARSQPGGHSYKGYMDNFGRDFVALMTEDEKEEILAHGAEMPTAALAVIAKLPAENSPEVIDQLIALDRELASVDSDSAKMVQTGVVAVLAISPHPAAMSYLRELFETVPDRRQDAAMGLAQQPGGENWPLLLRALPILDGGAAQEVIMKLGTVDQKPEQPEPVRQVILAGLRLKNNGSNHAVGLLKKWTGQDLTTDEQSWDVALAEWQKWFASSYPNEPPAELPQVAHGSKWTFDELRDFLQSAEGGAGNAQRGGQIFAKAQCIKCHRYGSQGEGIGPDLTTVSQRFQQKEILESVIFPSQVISDQYASKSVVTSDGLTYTGIVGDAGTDAVVVLQSTGEKRVIPKADIDEIVPHAKSAMPEGLFNELALEEIADLFAYLKQPPVQRSAGR